Proteins encoded together in one Synechococcus sp. BL107 window:
- a CDS encoding DUF1254 domain-containing protein, which translates to MAKAATKKRVFKRLSLLALSGVLLSSPLRAQSGSDDVPVGYTTPIPSELLTPDTVQTSIGTFNFFDGMPDPATVRKTFENLKFIRGYETFLTLMPAASIEMLRHGHEQIGADDHTKVVLLSPLNSNPLFLTGNTDTIYGSTFFNLQDTGPMVIEIPAGLGPGTINDAFFRFVADTGAPGPDKGQGGKYLILGPDDAEPSNIEDYFVFRSPTYSNWLILRAFLDSEGKPDQAIANYENGLRLYPFSQKDNPPQMKFIKAGEKIFNTVHANNFEFFNELNTVIQREPIAFLDPELRGLASSIGLEKGKPFSPSPEEKKILEEAIQAGVAYVRSDMGKPRNKDVYFYQGKQWFTPFGGGSYEWLIDGGKGGRNLDARNNFFWGYTVNTPAMVLKMVGVGSQYGVVATDANSVYLDGGNTYKLTIDKDVPAKDFWSMVIYDPQTRSELQTGQLLPSKNSVRNQDIQTNSDGSIDLYFGPNAPAGQEANWIETVPGKGWFAVFRLYGPLQPWFDKTWQLNDIQPLG; encoded by the coding sequence ATGGCGAAAGCAGCTACTAAGAAACGTGTCTTCAAGAGACTCTCCCTTTTAGCCCTGTCGGGAGTTTTGTTGAGTTCGCCATTACGGGCCCAATCGGGTTCGGATGATGTTCCTGTGGGCTACACCACCCCGATTCCTTCTGAGCTGCTAACCCCGGATACCGTTCAAACATCGATCGGCACCTTCAATTTCTTTGATGGGATGCCGGACCCGGCCACTGTGAGGAAAACGTTTGAAAACCTCAAATTTATCCGTGGCTATGAAACCTTTCTCACGTTGATGCCTGCCGCCAGCATCGAAATGCTGCGCCATGGTCATGAGCAGATCGGAGCCGATGATCACACCAAGGTGGTTTTGTTGTCTCCCTTGAATTCGAATCCCCTGTTCCTCACAGGTAATACGGATACGATTTACGGCTCAACGTTTTTCAACCTTCAGGACACAGGTCCGATGGTGATCGAAATCCCTGCTGGCCTTGGACCAGGGACGATCAATGACGCCTTCTTTCGCTTTGTTGCTGATACGGGGGCTCCGGGGCCTGATAAAGGACAAGGTGGCAAGTATTTGATTTTGGGACCAGATGATGCTGAGCCAAGTAATATTGAGGATTATTTTGTTTTTCGATCTCCAACCTATTCAAACTGGTTGATCCTTAGGGCTTTCCTTGATTCTGAGGGCAAACCTGACCAAGCGATTGCTAATTATGAAAACGGATTACGTCTTTATCCCTTTTCGCAGAAAGATAATCCACCCCAGATGAAATTTATTAAGGCTGGAGAAAAGATATTTAATACGGTTCACGCTAATAATTTTGAGTTTTTCAACGAGCTTAATACTGTGATCCAACGTGAGCCCATTGCTTTCTTGGATCCCGAGCTGAGGGGATTGGCGTCGTCGATTGGGTTAGAAAAAGGTAAACCTTTTTCCCCTTCGCCAGAAGAGAAAAAGATTCTTGAGGAAGCGATTCAAGCTGGAGTTGCTTACGTCCGTTCAGATATGGGTAAGCCTCGAAATAAGGATGTTTATTTCTATCAAGGCAAGCAATGGTTTACACCATTTGGAGGCGGAAGTTATGAATGGTTGATTGATGGTGGCAAAGGCGGTCGTAATCTTGATGCCCGCAATAATTTTTTCTGGGGCTACACCGTCAATACTCCTGCCATGGTGCTGAAGATGGTGGGTGTCGGTTCCCAGTACGGAGTAGTCGCCACAGATGCCAATAGTGTTTATCTCGATGGAGGTAATACCTATAAACTCACCATCGATAAAGATGTTCCAGCGAAAGATTTTTGGTCGATGGTTATTTATGATCCCCAGACCCGATCTGAACTTCAGACAGGTCAACTATTGCCGAGTAAAAACAGTGTGAGAAACCAAGATATACAAACCAATTCTGATGGCAGTATTGATCTTTATTTTGGTCCTAATGCACCTGCCGGACAAGAAGCCAATTGGATTGAAACTGTTCCTGGCAAGGGGTGGTTTGCTGTCTTCCGTCTTTACGGACCGCTGCAGCCTTGGTTCGATAAAACCTGGCAGCTCAACGACATTCAGCCTCTTGGTTGA
- a CDS encoding DUF1254 domain-containing protein has protein sequence MTRFTRFPSAVLSALFLACGGSALHAADVVPKGFNTPIPNDVLTPDSVRTRIGTFNYFDGFPDDETMRISRRQVDLGRGIQTFLNFMPAASLEMLYVGHRDGYGMQPNRDIGLFDELMSSKSLWLTGNTDTVYASAFLDLSDGPVVVEVPPGTGPGTVNDAFFRFVVDMGGPGPDKGKGGRYLILGPGQKAPSNTDGYFLATTPSKINWLILRGFLDEKGEPDTARTAFQNGLKVYPFVQRNNPPSNTFKNLTDWQVNTIHANNFKFYEELDDVIQREPSEMFSPELLGMASAIGIQKGKPFNPSFAQKKLLTEAVAIGNATARSILFSPQDPKAYIYPGKAGFWQTGFPGGSHEYLVNGGNGGRDMDSRTLFFYLATVNTPAMALELPGVGSQYAFSSRDGSGAYLDGSKTYKVNIPANPPANRFWSFVVYDPQTRSMLQSKEMPYPSKNNKRNTDMAKNADGSTDLYFGPKAPVGKEANWVKTVPGKGWFGIFRLYGPGQEWFDRTWKLGGIEQL, from the coding sequence ATGACTCGTTTCACTCGCTTCCCTTCAGCTGTTCTTTCTGCTTTGTTCTTGGCGTGTGGTGGTTCAGCACTTCATGCCGCTGATGTTGTACCAAAGGGCTTTAACACTCCAATCCCCAACGATGTGTTGACACCTGATTCGGTTCGCACACGTATCGGTACCTTCAACTACTTCGATGGTTTTCCTGATGATGAAACCATGCGAATTTCCCGTCGCCAGGTTGATTTAGGACGAGGCATTCAAACCTTTTTGAACTTTATGCCCGCTGCATCTCTGGAGATGCTCTATGTCGGCCATCGCGATGGCTACGGCATGCAACCGAATCGGGATATTGGTTTGTTTGACGAGCTGATGAGCTCCAAATCGCTCTGGCTCACTGGCAATACCGACACGGTGTACGCCTCGGCATTTCTGGATCTCAGCGATGGCCCCGTGGTGGTGGAAGTTCCTCCGGGTACTGGCCCTGGCACGGTGAATGATGCCTTCTTCCGTTTTGTGGTGGACATGGGCGGGCCTGGTCCTGATAAGGGCAAGGGCGGAAGATACTTAATTCTGGGGCCAGGCCAAAAAGCACCTTCCAACACCGATGGTTATTTCCTTGCGACGACCCCCAGCAAGATCAATTGGTTGATTTTGAGGGGTTTCTTGGATGAGAAAGGTGAGCCGGATACAGCAAGAACTGCTTTCCAGAATGGCCTCAAGGTGTACCCCTTCGTGCAAAGGAATAACCCTCCTTCCAACACCTTTAAGAACCTCACGGATTGGCAGGTGAATACCATCCATGCCAATAATTTCAAGTTTTACGAGGAACTGGATGATGTCATCCAGCGCGAGCCCTCCGAGATGTTTTCTCCAGAACTCCTTGGGATGGCCTCGGCGATTGGGATTCAGAAAGGCAAGCCATTTAACCCCTCCTTTGCACAAAAGAAGTTGTTAACTGAGGCGGTCGCCATCGGAAACGCCACGGCGCGTTCGATTCTATTTTCTCCGCAGGATCCCAAGGCTTACATCTATCCCGGCAAGGCTGGTTTCTGGCAAACCGGATTCCCTGGGGGCAGCCACGAATATCTCGTCAACGGGGGGAATGGCGGGCGTGACATGGATAGCCGCACCCTGTTCTTCTATCTCGCCACAGTGAATACTCCGGCGATGGCCCTTGAACTTCCTGGTGTGGGATCGCAATACGCCTTCAGTTCTCGTGATGGCAGTGGTGCCTATCTCGATGGCTCAAAAACCTACAAAGTCAACATCCCCGCGAACCCACCGGCAAACCGTTTTTGGTCGTTTGTGGTCTACGACCCGCAGACCCGTTCGATGCTGCAGAGCAAGGAAATGCCCTACCCCAGTAAGAACAACAAGAGGAATACTGACATGGCGAAAAATGCCGACGGCAGCACTGATCTGTACTTCGGCCCTAAAGCACCGGTAGGAAAGGAAGCCAATTGGGTCAAAACAGTACCTGGAAAAGGTTGGTTCGGGATTTTCCGTCTCTACGGCCCTGGCCAGGAATGGTTTGATCGCACCTGGAAGCTCGGTGGTATCGAGCAGCTCTGA
- a CDS encoding outer membrane protein — protein MATLNKLFVQAAVALLTATGPMAMAEVAPPHTTDDLELKHLIADGSDNGDSSEDDEKDDDWRVNLDVYGFLPLSADTTTTLSGNANTLNWDLEDILDHLTGVLTMRAAVERGRWGLQTGIIHASLDGSKDGSKWTSRDRSRNRKLTGKTVTRSLSIGGEYDADFDFDQTIVDLALRYRAGDVQRPRMEQGAVSFVGFAGTRIVNGSIGSDVDIKLGADYEGPIVKEKRTKTIKFDESWSRTWVQPLIGMHTTYAFNPDWQAFVYLDAAGFGLSGRQDLSGTAQAGIAYSIGNSTQLSLSYKYFGLDYEAYGNDNGYDTKQHGVNLGIRVLFE, from the coding sequence TTGGCAACACTTAACAAGTTATTTGTTCAAGCTGCTGTGGCATTATTGACTGCTACTGGCCCAATGGCCATGGCGGAAGTTGCACCTCCCCATACAACCGATGATCTTGAACTAAAACATCTCATAGCAGATGGATCGGACAACGGTGATTCCAGTGAAGATGATGAAAAAGATGACGACTGGCGCGTGAATCTTGATGTGTATGGATTTCTCCCCCTATCCGCAGATACAACAACAACTCTCAGTGGAAATGCCAATACATTGAATTGGGATCTAGAAGACATTCTTGATCATCTAACAGGCGTCTTAACAATGCGAGCAGCCGTCGAACGTGGCCGCTGGGGATTACAAACAGGGATCATACATGCGAGTTTAGATGGAAGCAAAGATGGTTCAAAGTGGACCAGTCGAGATCGTTCTAGGAACAGAAAACTCACAGGAAAAACAGTTACAAGGAGTCTTTCGATTGGTGGTGAATATGACGCAGACTTTGACTTTGATCAAACAATTGTGGATCTGGCCCTCCGCTATCGAGCCGGTGATGTTCAACGGCCGCGCATGGAACAGGGCGCCGTCTCCTTTGTTGGATTTGCAGGTACAAGAATTGTCAATGGAAGCATCGGTAGCGACGTAGACATCAAACTCGGAGCTGATTACGAGGGTCCAATTGTCAAAGAAAAGCGCACGAAGACCATCAAATTTGATGAATCGTGGTCTCGCACTTGGGTGCAACCCTTAATTGGCATGCACACCACCTACGCCTTCAACCCAGATTGGCAAGCTTTTGTTTATCTGGATGCTGCGGGCTTTGGATTATCAGGGCGACAAGATCTCAGTGGTACAGCCCAAGCCGGGATTGCCTATTCAATTGGAAATTCAACACAACTATCTCTCTCTTATAAATATTTTGGCTTGGATTACGAAGCCTATGGCAACGACAACGGATATGACACGAAGCAACATGGTGTGAATCTTGGCATTCGAGTTTTGTTCGAATAG
- a CDS encoding NAD(+) kinase, which translates to MPRIGLIVNDGKPLAEQTADTIQQRLEAAGQEVVRASSAGGMVGFANPDQHLRMLGYSACVPEGFDETMALAIVLGGDGTVLSAARQTAPVGVPILTINTGHLGFLAEAYLGDLDRALEVVLTEQWTIEERSNLVVSVMRGEQRRWEALSLNEMALHREPLTSMCHFEIAIGRHAPVDIAADGIILATPTGSTAYALSAGGPVITPDCPVLQLTPIAPHSLASRALVFSDREPVTVFPATPERLIMVVDGTAGCYVWPEDRVLIRRSDHPVRFVRLVDHEFFQVLRNKLGWGLPHIAKPDKE; encoded by the coding sequence GTGCCCCGAATCGGACTGATCGTGAACGATGGCAAGCCGTTGGCAGAACAAACGGCCGACACGATTCAGCAACGCTTAGAAGCGGCTGGTCAGGAGGTGGTTCGAGCCAGCAGTGCCGGTGGGATGGTCGGGTTCGCTAACCCCGATCAGCACCTGCGGATGCTGGGCTACAGCGCCTGCGTCCCTGAAGGATTTGATGAAACGATGGCCCTCGCGATCGTGCTGGGAGGGGATGGAACGGTGTTGTCCGCTGCACGCCAGACAGCGCCGGTGGGTGTGCCGATCCTCACGATCAATACGGGCCATCTGGGCTTTCTGGCAGAGGCCTATCTGGGGGATCTCGATCGAGCCCTAGAGGTGGTGCTTACCGAACAGTGGACGATTGAAGAGCGCAGCAATCTTGTGGTGAGTGTGATGCGGGGCGAGCAGCGTCGCTGGGAGGCGCTTTCGCTCAATGAGATGGCACTCCATCGAGAGCCGCTCACCAGCATGTGTCACTTCGAAATAGCGATCGGCCGTCACGCCCCTGTTGATATTGCCGCGGACGGGATCATCCTTGCGACGCCCACCGGTTCCACTGCTTACGCCCTGAGCGCGGGTGGACCGGTGATTACGCCCGATTGTCCAGTGCTGCAGCTCACGCCGATTGCCCCCCACTCCTTGGCGTCTCGGGCCCTCGTCTTCAGCGACCGTGAACCGGTCACCGTGTTCCCGGCAACCCCAGAACGACTGATCATGGTGGTGGATGGAACGGCCGGTTGTTACGTATGGCCGGAGGATCGTGTGTTGATCCGTCGCAGTGATCATCCGGTGCGTTTTGTACGGCTTGTGGACCACGAATTTTTCCAGGTGTTGCGCAACAAGCTCGGTTGGGGATTGCCGCACATCGCCAAGCCCGACAAGGAATGA
- a CDS encoding winged helix-turn-helix domain-containing protein: MTEALLLLVGSSAVALAPRLLASGYSTVDMTNLELTDWAGLTNQRPVAAVLAAEQRDAIPMLRHRFAGLPLLLDLVVDSVDARAEFLQTGADDFWLSGSAPSDLLMRLRLHCTLSQRQPSRPSLLQLKNDDLCLDPSTREVWRGGRALDLTTREFMLLLTLLQHQGRVLSRDQLLQQVWQDERASSGNVVEVYVRYLRQKLEAEGEGRLLHTVRGRGYCLGPPTAEG; this comes from the coding sequence ATGACGGAGGCGTTGCTGCTGCTGGTGGGAAGCAGTGCCGTTGCGCTCGCTCCCCGTCTGTTGGCTTCGGGCTACAGCACCGTCGACATGACGAACTTGGAGCTCACGGACTGGGCTGGGCTTACGAACCAAAGGCCAGTGGCCGCTGTTCTTGCTGCGGAGCAACGCGACGCCATTCCGATGCTGCGTCATCGTTTTGCTGGCTTGCCGCTTTTGCTCGATCTGGTGGTCGACAGCGTGGATGCTCGCGCTGAATTCCTGCAAACCGGAGCGGATGATTTTTGGTTGTCTGGCAGTGCCCCTAGCGATCTATTGATGCGGCTGCGGTTGCATTGCACCCTGTCGCAACGGCAGCCAAGCCGACCTTCGCTACTTCAATTGAAGAACGACGACCTTTGCTTGGATCCATCAACGCGGGAGGTTTGGCGCGGAGGTCGAGCCCTCGACCTCACAACACGGGAATTCATGTTGTTGCTCACCTTGCTGCAGCATCAGGGACGCGTTTTGAGCCGTGATCAGTTGCTGCAGCAGGTCTGGCAAGACGAGCGGGCCAGCAGTGGCAATGTTGTGGAGGTGTATGTGCGGTACTTGCGCCAAAAACTTGAGGCGGAGGGTGAAGGCAGGCTTCTGCACACCGTCCGGGGTCGTGGTTACTGTCTCGGCCCCCCGACAGCTGAGGGTTGA
- a CDS encoding DUF192 domain-containing protein, whose protein sequence is MDVPPVLPLPQRLPLTAQWCIKPQLCVALEVAQSPEQQSLGLMQRPPLPPLRGMWFPFKTPRPLRFWMLHTLAPLDMIFVRGDTVVSIQPRVPVCPGLPCPSYGPRQLADGVVELAAGEAERLGIKTGDPVQFSTIP, encoded by the coding sequence ATGGATGTCCCACCCGTCCTTCCGTTGCCCCAGCGGCTTCCGTTAACGGCGCAATGGTGCATCAAGCCGCAGCTCTGCGTTGCCTTGGAGGTGGCCCAGTCCCCTGAGCAGCAGAGTCTTGGCCTGATGCAACGTCCGCCATTGCCTCCCCTGCGCGGCATGTGGTTTCCGTTTAAGACTCCGCGGCCGCTGCGGTTCTGGATGCTGCATACCTTGGCGCCGCTGGACATGATTTTTGTGCGGGGGGACACCGTGGTGTCGATTCAGCCAAGGGTGCCCGTGTGCCCAGGGTTGCCTTGCCCCAGCTATGGCCCGCGTCAGTTGGCAGACGGGGTCGTGGAACTGGCGGCTGGGGAGGCGGAACGCCTGGGTATCAAGACGGGCGATCCAGTGCAGTTTAGCACGATTCCTTAG
- a CDS encoding bifunctional cobalt-precorrin-7 (C(5))-methyltransferase/cobalt-precorrin-6B (C(15))-methyltransferase, whose translation MIDVIGTDAGAPASLPTAQQQLIREAHWIAAPRRLQPALNAWLNQPKPLIDSDDPRLLVDALKDLDATAPGVVLASGDPLWFGIGRMLGDRLGTARLRFHPAPTSLQLAFARIGRPWQDATWVSLHGREPQALSQALQKRPAALAVLTDPNQGGAIGVRQMLASSGLEASYDLWLCENLGHPDERILQITPDDDLPLDLHRLLIAVLIAKEAAPQDPKTYPLFGLDDGVYLQHSDHPGLMTKREIRIQLLADLNPPEQGVLWDLGAGTGSIGLEALRLRPQLQLMAVEQRAGGAALIKANAERLGVRPAAVLEANAIDLLQGDLPAGLEQPNRVLLGGGGRQRNTLLQLVLERLEPTGIVVVPLATVESLSGVRRLLEDANMTVRISQLQAWRGQPLSDGTRLAPMNPILTVSGTKQ comes from the coding sequence ATGATCGATGTGATCGGCACCGATGCCGGGGCACCAGCCTCTTTGCCTACGGCTCAGCAACAACTGATCCGTGAGGCGCACTGGATTGCCGCACCGCGCCGACTTCAGCCGGCGCTAAACGCGTGGCTCAATCAGCCCAAACCCTTGATTGATAGTGACGATCCCCGCCTCTTGGTGGACGCCCTGAAGGACTTAGACGCGACTGCCCCGGGCGTGGTGCTGGCGAGCGGCGATCCCCTCTGGTTTGGTATCGGCCGCATGCTGGGGGATCGGCTCGGCACCGCGCGTCTGCGCTTTCACCCAGCCCCCACCTCGCTGCAGCTGGCCTTTGCCCGCATTGGCCGCCCCTGGCAAGACGCCACGTGGGTGAGCCTGCACGGTCGAGAACCCCAAGCCTTAAGCCAGGCTCTCCAGAAACGTCCTGCGGCGCTTGCTGTTCTCACCGATCCGAATCAAGGCGGCGCCATCGGTGTGAGACAGATGCTCGCCAGTAGTGGGCTTGAAGCGAGCTACGACCTTTGGCTCTGCGAAAACCTCGGTCATCCGGACGAACGCATCCTGCAAATCACACCGGATGACGATCTCCCCCTCGATCTGCATCGGCTCTTGATTGCAGTGCTCATCGCCAAGGAAGCAGCGCCACAAGATCCAAAGACCTATCCCCTCTTTGGCCTCGATGATGGGGTGTACCTGCAGCACAGCGACCACCCAGGTCTGATGACCAAACGGGAGATTCGCATCCAACTGCTGGCCGATCTCAATCCTCCAGAGCAAGGGGTGCTTTGGGATTTGGGTGCCGGCACAGGAAGCATTGGGCTCGAAGCGTTGCGATTGCGGCCGCAACTGCAACTCATGGCGGTCGAACAACGGGCTGGAGGCGCCGCACTGATCAAGGCCAATGCCGAACGGTTGGGTGTACGCCCAGCAGCGGTGCTCGAAGCCAATGCCATCGATCTTTTGCAGGGAGACCTCCCCGCGGGGCTCGAGCAACCCAACCGTGTGCTGCTAGGAGGCGGCGGTCGCCAACGCAACACGTTGCTGCAACTCGTCTTGGAACGCTTAGAGCCAACGGGCATCGTGGTGGTGCCGCTCGCCACCGTGGAGAGCCTCAGTGGTGTGCGGCGGTTACTCGAGGACGCCAACATGACCGTCCGCATTAGCCAGCTCCAGGCCTGGCGCGGACAACCCCTTAGCGATGGCACACGACTCGCGCCAATGAATCCAATCCTAACAGTAAGTGGCACGAAACAGTAA
- a CDS encoding sulfotransferase, which produces MGHRPSRSDLLVIAGFIRPRVLWRGLFVGRPFLSHWSSAVMITLSGLMVEPLAWLQSLQIRRQLRARQLPPDPIVVMGHWRSGTTYLHQLLASDPAAATVRNSLMVAPQVGVLLRPLIVPILARLMSARRPIDAVAWEPKDPQEDELCIAKLTIDTNMAGVAFPLDYLVHFRRSVLLTTRRFERLWLYITRLTWLHDGAGRSHLLIKNPAHTARVPMVLKHFPKARFILLKREPLDSIRSLVQVKQRMSGLVGLQPLPSEITQVEETVTAHRELIQAFEASRHLIPKGQLVEVAFSDLVRQPFQEVQKIYETFGLQSWTTAQAPIRQRIEQSSTYRADPVALEPLAEQRLRVLLGVE; this is translated from the coding sequence ATGGGTCATCGTCCCTCCCGTTCAGATCTCTTGGTGATTGCCGGTTTCATTCGGCCCCGGGTGCTTTGGCGAGGCTTGTTTGTGGGTCGCCCCTTTCTCTCGCATTGGTCGTCAGCGGTGATGATCACGCTGAGCGGCCTGATGGTGGAACCATTGGCCTGGCTGCAATCTCTGCAGATTCGTCGTCAGCTGAGGGCGCGCCAACTTCCGCCCGACCCGATCGTGGTGATGGGTCATTGGCGGAGTGGAACCACCTATCTGCATCAGCTGCTTGCCAGTGATCCTGCCGCGGCGACCGTGCGCAACTCCCTGATGGTGGCGCCACAGGTTGGTGTTCTGTTGCGACCGCTGATCGTTCCCATATTGGCCCGTTTGATGTCGGCGCGACGTCCCATTGATGCGGTGGCTTGGGAGCCGAAGGATCCTCAGGAAGATGAGCTTTGCATCGCCAAACTCACCATCGACACCAACATGGCGGGGGTGGCGTTTCCATTGGATTACCTCGTCCATTTTCGGCGGAGTGTTCTGCTCACCACCCGCCGCTTTGAACGTCTTTGGTTGTACATCACGCGCCTCACCTGGTTGCATGACGGTGCTGGACGGTCGCACCTGTTGATCAAGAACCCCGCCCACACAGCTCGGGTGCCCATGGTGTTGAAGCACTTCCCCAAGGCGCGGTTCATTCTTTTAAAGCGGGAGCCGCTTGATTCGATTCGTTCTCTGGTGCAGGTCAAGCAACGCATGTCTGGTCTTGTGGGGTTGCAACCGCTGCCCAGCGAGATCACTCAAGTTGAAGAAACCGTGACGGCCCACCGCGAGTTGATCCAGGCGTTCGAGGCGTCGCGTCATCTCATCCCCAAGGGTCAGTTGGTTGAAGTGGCTTTCTCTGATTTGGTCCGACAGCCTTTTCAAGAGGTGCAAAAGATCTATGAGACTTTTGGCCTTCAGAGTTGGACCACAGCGCAAGCACCTATTCGTCAACGGATCGAACAGTCGTCGACCTATCGGGCCGATCCTGTGGCCCTTGAGCCGCTAGCGGAGCAGCGCTTACGCGTGCTGTTGGGGGTGGAATGA